The sequence CGATGTCGAGGTCCGTGCACCGGACTTTGGATTTCAGCTTTGGCTGCAGCATTATTTCTTCTTGATAGGCTTCGGGGTATTCACTGAGGTATTCTTGAAGGTTCCCAACCAGGTGGCGAGCGCCAACATTTCTTTGGGGTCCATGAGATCCTTAAACTTGTCTGGCATCACGCCCTTCTGCCATTCCTTATCATACCCCTCAGCCATGAAACTCTTGGGGTCTACAATTTTCTGTTGAATTTCTTCGATCGTCAGCAGTGTGCCGATGTTATCAAGTTCAGGACCTCGCTTCTTTCCACCCTCACCCCTGAGTTTGTGGCAGTTGTAACATTCCTGCAATTGCCACTGCTCTTCACCTATCTTCAGCACATCACCTGCGGCACCCCCACCTCCCCCGGTTCCTGCGGGAGGCTTATCTCCAATGGGAGGTGTCGGCGCGGCTGTTGCAACTTGACTCCCACCCAAACCTTTAAGCCGTTCTTCGAGAGCTTTTACCTGCTCATCAAGCGCCTTGGCACGAGCGATCAACTCGTCTGCCTTCCCCTGCTGGGAGCCGGCTCGTTGCTTTTCCAAAAGCTTGGAAATTTTTTCCCGCTCATCTTCCGGATCAAACTGAGGCAACAGAGAGGCCCCGGCGATGCAGACCGTCACGATGAAGATCCAGAACGCGGCGACCGCCAGGAACGACTTCCCACCGCTCATCGTCGCAAGCGGTTTGGCATCGAGCAACATAAATACCAGGGCCCCGATCATCGCAAAAATTGCCCACAGCAGCTGAAAGTCGGACGGTACTTCTTGCGAATGAGCGAACGCCACGACCGCTCCACCAACCAACAACGCAATGCCAAATTTCTTAAACACGATCCACCTTCTGGATGCTGATAAAACTTACCACCAATGCGATG is a genomic window of Candidatus Nitrospira kreftii containing:
- a CDS encoding hypothetical protein (conserved membrane protein of unknown function), yielding MFKKFGIALLVGGAVVAFAHSQEVPSDFQLLWAIFAMIGALVFMLLDAKPLATMSGGKSFLAVAAFWIFIVTVCIAGASLLPQFDPEDEREKISKLLEKQRAGSQQGKADELIARAKALDEQVKALEERLKGLGGSQVATAAPTPPIGDKPPAGTGGGGGAAGDVLKIGEEQWQLQECYNCHKLRGEGGKKRGPELDNIGTLLTIEEIQQKIVDPKSFMAEGYDKEWQKGVMPDKFKDLMDPKEMLALATWLGTFKNTSVNTPKPIKKK